The genomic DNA GGGCGCGGGGCGGCGCTGGTATCCGCGCCAGACATCGCATCGCCCATCGTGCCAAAGCCTTGCCGCGCGGCCATCACCCGCCGTTCCGCCACATTGCGCAATTCGCGCACATTGCCGGGCCAGTGATGCGACATCAGCGCGGCCAAATCCGCCTCTGACAATTCAGGCGGGGGCATTTCGAACACCGCCGCGGCCTCGGCCAGGAAGCGGATCACAAGCAACGCCACATCATCCAGCCGAGCCTGCAAGGGCGGCAAGTGTAGTGCGAACCCTTCCAGACGGTACAGCAAATCGCGCCGCAACCGCCCTGCCGCCACAGCTTCGGCGGTGTCCTCGTTGGTGGCCGAAACCACGCGCAAATCAATGCGTTCCGGCGCGCCCTGCCCCGGTTCCAACACCTCTTTGGCTTCGATCAAGCGCAGCAGCATCGGCTGGATATCCGCAGGACAAGCGCAAATCTCATCCAGAAACAGGGTCCCGCCCGCCGCACTACGGGCCACCAGCGGCAATTGCTCGGGCCCGATCTGGGCCGCATTCACCGCGATGAATGGCCCGTCGCACCGGCCCGAGATGTCGTGCAAGGCGCGCGCCACAAGGTCTTTGCCCGTCCCGGTATCACCATGGATCAAAACAGAGGCGTCAGCGTCGGCCATCATTGCGATGTTGTCGCGCAGGCGGGCCATCACCTCGGTTTGGCCCAGCAGAACGCGATCCAACCCCGACAACTGTTGCAGCCGCTCTTTCAGGCGCTGATTGCTGTTGCGCATCTGATGCTGTTCGGCGGCATGCGACAGGATCAGAAGTAAGCGCTTGGGGTCATAAGGCTTTTCCACAAAGCTATAGGCGCCACGGTTCATCGCATCGACCGCCATCGGGATATCCCCATGTGCCGAGATCAGCACAATGGGCGGCGGCGCATCCAGCGAT from Yoonia sp. R2331 includes the following:
- a CDS encoding sigma-54-dependent transcriptional regulator, producing the protein MTAFRVLVIDDDRMMRTSLVDLIEAAGWVAKDLPRATDAARWITQFRPDVILSDVRMPEMTGLELLQSLDAPPPIVLISAHGDIPMAVDAMNRGAYSFVEKPYDPKRLLLILSHAAEQHQMRNSNQRLKERLQQLSGLDRVLLGQTEVMARLRDNIAMMADADASVLIHGDTGTGKDLVARALHDISGRCDGPFIAVNAAQIGPEQLPLVARSAAGGTLFLDEICACPADIQPMLLRLIEAKEVLEPGQGAPERIDLRVVSATNEDTAEAVAAGRLRRDLLYRLEGFALHLPPLQARLDDVALLVIRFLAEAAAVFEMPPPELSEADLAALMSHHWPGNVRELRNVAERRVMAARQGFGTMGDAMSGADTSAAPRPGLREAVAAFERQMIGKAIQTHAGRMDDAAAELGIGRRTLNEKIVKLGLDKDALL